The following coding sequences are from one Fibrobacter sp. window:
- a CDS encoding dihydroneopterin aldolase codes for MVISKGKISIQDLQFDCIIGTLPVERENEQPIVLNVSIWLDFTLAARNEDLAHSIDYAQLAEDLKGFVRLSCFQLEETLVVETAKYILEHYPKAEAAEVSVSKPMAIPNCRGAVSTVKICR; via the coding sequence ATGGTAATTAGCAAGGGTAAAATCTCAATCCAAGACCTCCAGTTCGACTGCATCATCGGGACCCTCCCCGTTGAACGCGAGAACGAACAGCCTATTGTATTGAACGTTTCCATTTGGTTGGATTTTACCCTGGCAGCCCGTAACGAAGATCTGGCTCATTCCATAGACTATGCTCAATTGGCGGAAGACCTGAAAGGGTTTGTCCGCCTTTCTTGTTTCCAGTTGGAAGAAACCTTGGTTGTGGAAACAGCCAAGTACATTCTGGAACACTACCCCAAGGCCGAAGCCGCAGAAGTGTCCGTCAGCAAGCCCATGGCAATTCCTAACTGCAGAGGCGCAGTCTCTACAGTAAAAATCTGCCGCTAG
- a CDS encoding YifB family Mg chelatase-like AAA ATPase: MNVEVDASQGLPGFTLVGLPDNAVRESRERVVSAIRSIGKVVTGFRTTVNLSPADLRKEGSALDLPLAIGLLVATEEIEVPDLERFVFVGELSLDGLLKPVRGVLSIAMDLVSDPRSVLVIPRANESEASLVDGVRYVCADSLDECVNLLENGAVSKAVASSGLKGLRNVCANFDVPDFKNVVGMEGVKRALEVAAAGAHNFLLVGSPGAGKTLCAKCLPGILPEMTDAEILETTRIHSCARLLGDADGFKPVLSRPIRMPHHSASMVSLVGGGGRLRPGEASLAHNGLLFLDELPEFNRAVLEALREPMEEGAITVSRVSGSVVWPARFMMGAAMNPCPCGYSMDPKRSCTCLPDARKRYQERISGPLLDRIDIQVSVPPVEVEMFAKKNTGESSADIRKRVFAARAIQQERFKGTNFKANSDMTSEFAKSSCKMTNAAERFAISAADKMNLSARGYYRLLKVARTIADLRNAESVEILDLSEALRYRSFRS; the protein is encoded by the coding sequence GTGAATGTCGAGGTTGATGCTTCGCAGGGGTTGCCTGGATTTACTTTGGTTGGATTGCCGGACAATGCGGTAAGGGAGTCTAGGGAACGTGTGGTTTCGGCTATTCGTTCCATAGGCAAGGTGGTGACAGGTTTCCGCACCACGGTGAACCTGTCGCCCGCGGATTTGCGTAAAGAGGGCAGCGCCTTGGATTTGCCTCTGGCTATTGGTCTTTTAGTGGCTACGGAGGAAATTGAAGTTCCTGATTTGGAACGCTTTGTATTTGTTGGTGAACTTTCACTTGATGGATTGCTGAAGCCTGTGCGTGGGGTACTTTCTATTGCCATGGATCTGGTTTCTGACCCGAGAAGCGTTTTGGTGATTCCCCGCGCAAATGAAAGTGAGGCTTCCTTGGTAGATGGAGTTCGGTATGTATGTGCGGATTCTTTGGATGAGTGTGTTAATTTGTTGGAAAATGGGGCTGTTTCAAAAGCGGTAGCGTCATCTGGGTTGAAGGGGCTTCGGAATGTTTGTGCAAATTTTGATGTGCCTGATTTTAAAAATGTGGTGGGAATGGAAGGGGTAAAACGAGCTTTGGAGGTGGCGGCTGCCGGCGCCCACAATTTCCTTTTGGTTGGCTCTCCGGGCGCCGGCAAGACGCTTTGTGCGAAATGCCTTCCAGGCATTCTGCCCGAGATGACGGATGCCGAAATTCTTGAGACCACAAGAATTCATTCCTGCGCAAGGCTTTTGGGGGATGCCGATGGCTTTAAACCTGTCCTTAGCAGGCCGATTCGTATGCCGCACCATTCTGCATCCATGGTTTCTCTTGTGGGTGGGGGAGGCCGTTTACGTCCAGGGGAGGCGAGCCTAGCGCATAATGGTTTGCTGTTTCTTGATGAACTGCCTGAATTCAATCGTGCGGTTCTGGAGGCCCTCCGCGAACCTATGGAGGAAGGCGCTATCACGGTCAGTCGTGTCAGCGGGTCTGTCGTGTGGCCAGCCCGCTTTATGATGGGCGCCGCCATGAATCCCTGCCCCTGTGGTTATTCTATGGATCCCAAGCGCAGCTGCACTTGCCTTCCTGATGCCCGCAAACGGTATCAGGAGCGTATTTCTGGCCCGCTGTTAGATCGTATCGATATTCAGGTGAGTGTGCCTCCGGTGGAGGTAGAAATGTTTGCTAAGAAGAATACGGGGGAGTCATCCGCGGACATCCGTAAGCGCGTTTTTGCTGCTCGGGCAATCCAGCAGGAACGTTTCAAGGGGACTAACTTCAAGGCGAATTCTGACATGACCTCTGAATTTGCCAAGTCTTCCTGTAAAATGACAAACGCAGCAGAACGATTTGCCATTTCTGCTGCGGATAAAATGAATTTAAGTGCCAGAGGCTATTATCGGTTGCTTAAGGTTGCAAGAACCATAGCCGACCTGCGCAACGCTGAATCTGTTGAAATTCTAGATCTGTCTGAAGCTTTACGCTACAGATCCTTTAGGTCCTAG
- a CDS encoding SpoVG family protein, protein MAKNEKEEEKTSQFECLAVTNVQVFPFKEGPSLGHMKGLATVVLNDQMLIRGLRVMDGENGLFVGYPNDPFYKGEDFRSICNPITRQLREHIENCVLEKYQASVA, encoded by the coding sequence ATGGCAAAGAATGAAAAAGAAGAGGAAAAGACATCCCAGTTTGAATGTCTTGCTGTTACAAACGTTCAGGTATTTCCGTTTAAGGAAGGCCCCAGTCTTGGCCACATGAAGGGCCTTGCAACGGTGGTGCTGAATGACCAGATGTTGATTCGCGGCCTTCGCGTGATGGATGGCGAAAACGGTTTGTTCGTGGGTTATCCCAACGACCCTTTCTACAAGGGCGAAGATTTCCGCTCTATTTGCAATCCCATTACCCGCCAGCTTCGTGAACATATTGAAAACTGTGTCCTTGAAAAGTATCAGGCTTCTGTAGCTTAG
- a CDS encoding thioesterase — protein sequence MIDIYSLAKNPLVFQKPRTITSAYIDVSGKMGVAQTVLMVQDNFTENFGKIKQDNFFVKEKGGYWVITKAKFKFFQRPFWGDKVVTTSFPANNGLIRTYENTAVTTVDGEPIVLAVQEACCLDLNRHRPMKLSAVDFPTENFPEPVLDDKFTKFEVTPEEYEEIYQQRVLPQHIDMSHHMNNIEYVKLAMNVFAAADWELCTPSEMEVHFLGESLEGMMLTIFRADHKGATYMKIEDDDHRVVFEMKIKMK from the coding sequence ATGATCGACATTTATTCTCTTGCTAAAAATCCTCTAGTTTTCCAGAAACCGCGTACCATTACGTCGGCTTACATTGACGTATCCGGAAAAATGGGTGTGGCTCAGACTGTGCTCATGGTTCAGGATAATTTTACCGAGAACTTCGGCAAGATTAAGCAGGACAATTTCTTTGTGAAGGAGAAGGGTGGCTACTGGGTTATTACCAAGGCCAAGTTCAAGTTTTTCCAGCGCCCGTTCTGGGGCGACAAGGTGGTGACTACATCCTTCCCGGCGAATAACGGCCTGATTCGTACTTACGAAAATACGGCGGTTACAACGGTTGATGGAGAACCCATTGTCCTTGCTGTACAGGAAGCTTGCTGCTTGGATTTGAATCGTCATCGTCCCATGAAATTGTCAGCTGTGGATTTTCCCACGGAGAATTTCCCGGAGCCGGTTCTTGATGACAAGTTCACGAAGTTTGAAGTGACTCCCGAAGAGTACGAGGAAATCTACCAGCAACGTGTTCTGCCGCAGCACATCGATATGTCCCACCACATGAACAACATCGAGTATGTGAAGCTGGCCATGAATGTCTTTGCCGCTGCCGACTGGGAACTTTGCACTCCGTCAGAAATGGAGGTTCATTTCCTTGGCGAATCCTTGGAAGGTATGATGCTTACGATTTTCCGTGCTGACCATAAGGGCGCCACCTACATGAAAATTGAAGATGATGACCATCGTGTGGTCTTTGAAATGAAAATCAAGATGAAATAA
- a CDS encoding GNAT family N-acetyltransferase gives MTRELVINGIYRHFKNLYYCVESVAKHSETEEDYVVYRKMYGDRGRWIREKQMFLSEVDREKYPEILQQYRFEYLRLQSERIFLRPWEDGDASRLFELASDPDIGRRAGWKPHESAEESLSIIQNVFRNDSTWAIVLKESGDVIGAMGYGPSCDCGLPAVGDEPTIGYWVGKSYWNQGHCTEALKLMLDYMREQGQYASVVSGHFVDNPASGRVMEKCGFMATGEECLCPELYCGNNRPVRVLRLKL, from the coding sequence ATGACTCGTGAACTTGTTATCAATGGTATTTATCGTCATTTCAAGAATCTCTACTACTGCGTAGAGTCTGTGGCCAAGCATTCCGAAACGGAAGAAGACTATGTGGTCTATCGTAAGATGTATGGCGATCGGGGACGCTGGATTCGCGAAAAGCAAATGTTCCTGAGTGAAGTGGACCGGGAAAAATATCCCGAAATTTTGCAACAGTATCGCTTTGAATATTTGAGACTGCAGTCCGAAAGAATATTCCTGCGCCCGTGGGAAGACGGCGACGCGTCCCGCCTATTTGAACTGGCTTCAGATCCTGACATCGGTCGTCGTGCCGGCTGGAAACCTCACGAGTCGGCGGAAGAAAGCTTAAGCATTATCCAGAACGTCTTTAGAAACGACAGCACCTGGGCCATTGTGCTTAAGGAATCCGGCGATGTCATTGGCGCCATGGGCTATGGTCCTTCCTGCGATTGCGGGCTGCCTGCTGTTGGGGACGAACCGACCATAGGATACTGGGTAGGAAAGTCTTATTGGAATCAGGGCCACTGTACCGAGGCCTTGAAGTTGATGCTTGATTATATGCGTGAACAGGGCCAATATGCAAGCGTTGTCAGCGGACATTTTGTAGACAATCCGGCTTCTGGCCGCGTCATGGAAAAATGCGGTTTTATGGCCACAGGCGAGGAATGCCTTTGCCCTGAACTGTATTGTGGTAATAATCGCCCTGTGCGAGTGTTACGACTGAAGCTTTAG